The following coding sequences are from one Streptomyces sp. NBC_01232 window:
- a CDS encoding DUF4177 domain-containing protein: MTKKFEYATVPLLVHATKQILDTWGEDGWELVQVVPGPNNPEQLVAYLKREKA, translated from the coding sequence ATGACCAAGAAGTTCGAATATGCGACGGTCCCGCTGCTGGTTCACGCCACCAAGCAGATCCTGGACACCTGGGGCGAGGACGGCTGGGAGCTCGTCCAGGTCGTGCCCGGCCCGAACAACCCCGAGCAGCTCGTGGCGTACCTCAAGCGGGAGAAGGCATGA
- a CDS encoding RidA family protein, which produces MSGAVEAKLAELGLTLPEVVPPLATYQPAVRSGSYVFTAGQLPMIKGNLPVTGKVGAEVSAEQAKELAATCALNALAAVKSVVGDLDKIARVVKVVGFVASAPDFTAQPGVLNGASELLGAVLGEKGVHARSAVGVAVLPLDAPVEIEIQVELVAGA; this is translated from the coding sequence ATGAGCGGCGCTGTAGAGGCGAAGCTGGCCGAACTCGGCCTGACCCTGCCGGAGGTCGTTCCGCCGCTGGCCACGTACCAGCCGGCCGTGCGGTCGGGCTCGTACGTCTTCACCGCGGGCCAGCTCCCGATGATCAAGGGCAACCTGCCGGTCACCGGCAAGGTCGGCGCCGAGGTCTCGGCGGAGCAGGCCAAGGAGCTGGCCGCCACGTGCGCGCTGAACGCCCTGGCCGCGGTCAAGTCGGTCGTCGGTGACCTCGACAAGATCGCGCGTGTCGTGAAGGTCGTCGGCTTCGTCGCCTCCGCCCCCGACTTCACGGCCCAGCCGGGCGTGCTGAACGGCGCGAGCGAGCTCCTGGGCGCGGTCCTCGGCGAGAAGGGCGTCCACGCCCGCAGTGCGGTCGGCGTGGCGGTCCTGCCGCTGGACGCACCGGTCGAGATCGAGATCCAGGTCGAGCTGGTCGCCGGAGCCTGA
- a CDS encoding NUDIX hydrolase, with translation MPNGQHGQQQPSAGGQWYPPEWPDRIRALADGSLTPVAPRRAATVMLLRDTPDGPAVHMLRRRTSMAFAGGAYAYPGGGVDPRDEEHQVGWAGPSQEDWAVRLGTDPRTAQAIVCGAVRETFEEAGVLLAGQTPDTIVGDTTGDDWEADRQALVARELSFAEFLDRRGLRLRSDLLGAWARWITPEFEPRRYDTWFFVAALPEGQRTRNASTEADRTVWIRPADAAAGYDKGELLMMPPTISTLRSLEPYGSAAGALAAAAGQDLTPVLARATLEDGEVVLSWPGHDEFTKRVPGRPAGPGGPA, from the coding sequence ATGCCGAATGGTCAGCATGGTCAGCAGCAGCCCTCCGCCGGAGGCCAGTGGTACCCGCCGGAGTGGCCCGACCGCATCCGCGCGCTCGCGGACGGCTCGCTCACACCGGTCGCGCCGCGGCGCGCCGCCACCGTGATGCTCCTGCGCGACACACCCGACGGTCCCGCCGTGCACATGCTGCGCAGGCGGACCTCCATGGCTTTTGCCGGGGGCGCGTACGCCTATCCGGGTGGCGGGGTCGATCCCCGGGACGAGGAGCACCAGGTCGGCTGGGCGGGTCCGTCCCAGGAGGACTGGGCGGTCCGGCTCGGGACCGATCCCCGCACCGCCCAGGCCATCGTCTGCGGCGCGGTACGGGAGACCTTCGAGGAGGCGGGCGTCCTGCTCGCCGGGCAGACCCCGGACACGATCGTCGGCGACACCACCGGGGACGACTGGGAGGCCGACCGGCAGGCCCTCGTGGCGCGGGAGCTGTCCTTCGCTGAGTTCCTCGACCGCCGCGGCCTGCGGCTGCGCTCCGACCTGCTCGGTGCCTGGGCGCGCTGGATCACCCCCGAGTTCGAGCCGCGCCGCTACGACACCTGGTTCTTCGTCGCCGCCCTGCCCGAGGGCCAGCGCACCCGCAACGCCTCCACCGAGGCCGACCGGACCGTGTGGATCCGCCCGGCCGACGCGGCCGCCGGCTACGACAAGGGCGAGCTGCTGATGATGCCGCCCACCATCTCCACCCTGCGGTCCCTGGAGCCGTACGGGAGCGCCGCGGGCGCGCTCGCCGCCGCGGCCGGGCAGGACCTCACCCCGGTGCTGGCCCGGGCCACGCTGGAGGACGGCGAGGTGGTGCTCAGCTGGCCGGGGCACGACGAGTTCACCAAGCGCGTCCCCGGACGTCCCGCAGGCCCCGGAGGCCCCGCATGA
- a CDS encoding MBL fold metallo-hydrolase, translating to MTDAAALPGQPRGVVTSGPATARAVNVLAPNASAMTLDGTNTWLVSEPGSDLAVVIDPGPLDDVHLREVIATAERAGKRIGLTLLTHGHPDHAEGAGRFAELTRTKVRALDPALRLGDEGLAAGDVIRTGGLELRVVATPGHTSDSLCFHLPADRAVLTGDTILGRGTTVVAHPDGRLGDYLDSLRRLRSLTVDDGVHTVLPGHGPVLEDAQGAVEFYLAHRAHRLAQVETAVENGFVTPEAVVSQVYADVDRSLWPAAEWSVRAQLEYLQDHGLIPGGPE from the coding sequence ATGACCGATGCCGCCGCACTGCCCGGCCAGCCCCGCGGAGTCGTCACCTCCGGGCCCGCGACCGCCCGCGCGGTGAACGTCCTGGCTCCCAACGCCTCCGCGATGACCCTCGACGGCACCAACACCTGGCTGGTCTCCGAGCCCGGCTCCGACCTCGCCGTCGTGATCGACCCCGGCCCGCTGGACGACGTGCACCTGAGGGAGGTCATCGCCACCGCCGAGCGGGCGGGCAAGCGGATCGGCCTCACCCTGCTCACCCACGGCCACCCCGACCACGCCGAGGGCGCGGGCCGCTTCGCCGAGCTCACCCGTACCAAGGTCCGCGCCCTGGACCCGGCCCTGCGCCTCGGCGACGAGGGTCTGGCCGCCGGGGACGTGATCCGGACCGGCGGGCTGGAGCTGCGCGTGGTGGCGACCCCGGGCCACACCAGCGACTCGCTCTGCTTCCACCTGCCGGCCGACCGGGCCGTCCTGACCGGCGACACGATCCTGGGCCGCGGCACCACCGTCGTCGCCCACCCCGACGGCCGCCTCGGCGACTATCTGGACTCCCTGCGCCGCCTGCGCTCGCTCACCGTGGACGACGGGGTGCACACCGTCCTGCCGGGCCACGGACCGGTCCTGGAGGACGCACAGGGCGCCGTGGAGTTCTATCTGGCCCATCGTGCTCACCGGCTCGCGCAGGTTGAAACGGCCGTCGAGAACGGCTTCGTCACGCCGGAGGCCGTCGTCTCGCAGGTCTACGCGGACGTGGACCGGTCGCTGTGGCCGGCCGCGGAATGGTCCGTCCGGGCGCAGCTCGAGTACCTTCAAGATCACGGACTGATCCCTGGGGGGCCCGAATGA
- a CDS encoding nucleotidyltransferase domain-containing protein, with protein MEHRGLDASGYFEREGSLGRVQDGFRGLVAAARARTAEAYGRRLHSAYLYGSVPRGTARPGRSDLDLLLVLHHEPSDDDRDTAEVLARGLDEDFPEVDGVGILLQDKAAVLSEAERFDLGWFLACLCTPLLGADLAEHLPRYRPDSLLARETNGDLADVLPEWRTRVREASTPQEYRKLSRRFSRRLVRTAFTLVMPRWGGWTSDLGESAEIFGMYYPERAAQLREAAAVALDPVADPEVLRSYVEDLGPWLADEYTARHGTRTRRRGVPAT; from the coding sequence ATGGAGCACAGAGGGCTGGACGCGTCCGGGTACTTCGAGCGGGAGGGCTCCCTCGGGCGGGTTCAGGACGGGTTCAGGGGCCTCGTGGCCGCCGCACGGGCGCGGACCGCCGAGGCGTACGGCCGGCGGCTGCACAGCGCGTACCTGTACGGGTCCGTGCCGCGCGGGACGGCCCGGCCCGGGCGGTCCGACCTGGACCTGCTGCTCGTCCTGCACCACGAGCCCTCCGACGACGACCGCGACACCGCCGAGGTCCTCGCGCGCGGGCTCGACGAGGACTTCCCGGAGGTCGACGGCGTCGGCATCCTGCTCCAGGACAAGGCCGCCGTGCTGAGCGAGGCGGAACGATTCGACCTGGGCTGGTTCCTCGCCTGCCTGTGCACCCCGCTGCTCGGCGCCGACCTGGCCGAGCACCTGCCGCGCTACCGCCCGGACAGCCTGCTCGCCCGCGAGACCAACGGGGACCTGGCCGACGTACTCCCCGAATGGCGGACCCGTGTGCGGGAGGCGTCGACCCCGCAGGAGTACCGGAAGCTGAGCCGCCGCTTCTCGCGGCGCCTGGTGCGCACCGCCTTCACGCTGGTCATGCCCCGGTGGGGCGGCTGGACCAGCGACCTCGGCGAGTCCGCGGAGATCTTCGGCATGTACTACCCCGAGCGCGCGGCCCAGCTGCGGGAAGCGGCCGCCGTCGCGCTGGATCCCGTAGCGGACCCGGAGGTGCTGCGCTCGTACGTCGAGGACCTCGGGCCCTGGCTCGCGGACGAGTACACGGCCCGGCACGGCACCAGGACACGGCGCCGGGGCGTGCCGGCAACGTAG
- a CDS encoding Crp/Fnr family transcriptional regulator has product MDDVLRRAPLFAALDDEQAAELRASMGEVTLARGDALFHEGDPGDRLYVVTEGKVKLHRTSPDGRENMLAVLGPGELIGELSLFDPGPRTATATALTEVKLLGLGHGDLQPWLNARPEVATALLRAVARRLRKTNDQMSDLVFSDVPGRVARALLDLSRRFGVQSEEGIHVVHDLTQEELAQLVGASRETVNKALADFAGRGWLRLEARAVILLDVERLAKRSR; this is encoded by the coding sequence GTGGACGACGTTCTGCGGCGCGCCCCGCTCTTCGCGGCGCTCGATGACGAGCAGGCCGCGGAGCTCCGCGCCTCCATGGGCGAGGTGACCCTCGCACGCGGTGACGCCCTGTTCCACGAGGGCGACCCCGGCGACCGGCTGTATGTCGTGACCGAGGGCAAGGTGAAGCTCCACCGCACCTCCCCCGACGGCCGCGAGAACATGCTGGCCGTCCTCGGCCCCGGCGAGCTGATCGGCGAGCTGTCGCTCTTCGACCCGGGCCCGCGCACCGCCACCGCCACCGCGCTGACCGAGGTCAAGCTCCTCGGCCTCGGCCACGGTGACCTCCAGCCCTGGCTCAACGCCCGGCCCGAGGTCGCGACCGCGCTGCTGCGCGCCGTCGCCCGCCGCCTGCGCAAGACCAACGACCAGATGTCCGACCTGGTCTTCTCCGACGTTCCCGGCCGTGTGGCGCGGGCGCTCCTCGACCTGTCGCGCCGGTTCGGCGTGCAGTCGGAGGAGGGCATCCACGTGGTGCACGACCTCACGCAGGAGGAGCTCGCCCAGCTCGTCGGCGCCTCGCGCGAGACCGTGAACAAGGCCCTGGCCGACTTCGCGGGCCGCGGCTGGCTGCGCCTGGAGGCCCGCGCGGTCATCCTGCTGGACGTGGAGCGCCTCGCGAAGCGCTCGCGCTGA
- the nth gene encoding endonuclease III produces the protein MKTSARAAATPQGKVSAKKPKSAKPESRLAMVRRARRINRELAEIYPYAHPELDFRNPFELLVATVLSAQTTDLRVNQTTPALFAAYPTPEDMAAAAPEDLEELIRPTGFFRAKSRSLLGLSQALRDNFGGEVPGRIEDLVTLPGVGRKTANVVLGNAFGVPGITVDTHFGRLVRRWKLTEQEDPEKVEAEICAIFPKSEWTMLSHRVVFHGRRICHSRKPACGACPIAPLCPAYGEGETDPEKAKKLLKYEKGGQPGQRLTPPPDYPGLPAPPLGGAVADTAP, from the coding sequence GTGAAGACGTCCGCGAGGGCTGCGGCCACCCCTCAGGGCAAAGTTTCGGCCAAGAAACCGAAGTCGGCCAAGCCGGAATCCCGCCTGGCCATGGTGCGCAGGGCGCGGCGCATCAACCGTGAGCTGGCCGAGATCTATCCGTACGCCCATCCGGAGCTCGACTTCCGCAATCCCTTCGAGCTGCTCGTCGCGACGGTGCTGTCCGCGCAGACGACCGACCTGCGCGTGAACCAGACGACCCCGGCCCTCTTCGCCGCCTACCCGACCCCCGAGGACATGGCCGCGGCCGCCCCGGAGGATCTGGAGGAGCTCATCAGGCCGACCGGGTTCTTCCGGGCCAAGTCGAGGTCCCTGCTCGGCCTCTCGCAGGCCCTGCGGGACAACTTCGGCGGGGAGGTGCCGGGCCGGATCGAGGACCTGGTCACCCTGCCCGGAGTGGGCCGGAAGACGGCCAACGTGGTCCTCGGCAATGCGTTCGGTGTCCCGGGGATCACGGTGGACACCCATTTCGGCCGGCTGGTGCGCCGCTGGAAGCTGACCGAGCAGGAGGACCCGGAGAAGGTCGAGGCGGAGATCTGCGCGATTTTTCCGAAGAGCGAGTGGACGATGCTCTCGCACCGGGTCGTCTTCCACGGCCGCCGGATCTGCCACTCCCGCAAGCCGGCCTGCGGGGCCTGTCCGATCGCCCCGCTCTGCCCGGCGTACGGGGAGGGTGAGACCGACCCGGAGAAGGCGAAGAAGCTGCTCAAGTACGAGAAGGGCGGCCAGCCGGGCCAGCGGCTCACCCCGCCCCCGGACTATCCGGGGCTGCCGGCCCCGCCGCTGGGCGGCGCCGTGGCGGACACGGCGCCCTAG
- a CDS encoding NUDIX hydrolase: MRGTRDEAGTTVGSREGGGPAVTTDGLPDWLDPVVRAARSVQPGQLSRFLPPEDGRGRQSAVLVLFGEGARGPELLLMERAGTLRSHAGQPSFPGGALDPEDGDPHTTGPLRAALREAEEETGLDPSGVQLFGVLPRLYIPVSEFVVTPVLGWWRAPSPVGAVDPAETARVFTVPVADLTDPEHRVMTVHPSGHLGPGFTVESALVWGFTAGVIDRILHFAGWERPWDRSRQVPLDWRA; encoded by the coding sequence ATGCGCGGTACACGGGACGAGGCCGGAACCACGGTGGGATCCCGCGAGGGCGGCGGCCCGGCCGTCACGACCGACGGCCTGCCGGACTGGCTCGATCCCGTCGTCCGGGCCGCCCGGTCCGTTCAGCCGGGCCAGCTGAGCCGCTTCCTGCCGCCCGAGGACGGCCGGGGGCGGCAGTCCGCCGTGCTCGTCCTCTTCGGGGAGGGCGCCCGCGGCCCCGAGCTGCTGCTCATGGAGCGCGCCGGCACCCTCCGCTCGCATGCGGGCCAGCCGTCCTTCCCCGGCGGTGCGCTGGATCCGGAGGACGGCGATCCGCACACCACCGGCCCGCTGCGCGCCGCGCTGCGCGAGGCCGAGGAAGAAACCGGACTTGATCCTTCCGGTGTTCAGCTCTTCGGTGTGCTGCCCCGCCTCTACATTCCCGTCAGCGAGTTCGTGGTCACCCCGGTCCTCGGCTGGTGGCGTGCCCCCAGCCCGGTGGGCGCCGTGGACCCGGCCGAGACGGCCCGGGTCTTCACGGTGCCCGTGGCCGATCTCACGGATCCCGAACACCGGGTCATGACCGTTCACCCGAGCGGTCACCTGGGTCCGGGTTTCACCGTCGAATCGGCTCTGGTCTGGGGTTTCACCGCCGGAGTGATCGACCGGATCCTGCACTTCGCGGGCTGGGAGCGTCCCTGGGACCGCTCGCGGCAGGTCCCGCTCGACTGGCGCGCATGA
- a CDS encoding MarP family serine protease, giving the protein MNVLDILLLLAAVWFAIVGYRQGFVVGILSVIGFLGGGLVAVSLLPLIWDRVTDNGTQVSTTVVVIAVVAIIICASIGQALTTHLGSKLRRQITWSPARALDATGGALVNVVAMLLVAWLIGSALAGTSLPTLGKEVRNSKVLLGVSRVLPDQANTWFSDFSSTLARNGFPQVFSPFSNEPITEVKAPDPALASSPVADQAKRSIVKVVGTAPSCSKVLEGTGFVFAPGKVMTNAHVVGGVGEPTVQVGGEGKLYDAKVVLYDWARDIAVLDVPKLKAPALEFSEKDATSGSDAIVAGFPENGAYDVRSARVRGRINANGPDIYHRGTVRRDVYSLFATVRQGNSGGPLLTPDGKVYGVVFAKSLDDPNTGYVLTVDEIRDDIRIGKDAVRRVDSQGCAL; this is encoded by the coding sequence GTGAACGTGCTGGACATCCTGTTGCTGCTCGCCGCCGTGTGGTTCGCGATCGTCGGCTATCGCCAGGGGTTCGTCGTCGGCATCCTGTCGGTGATCGGCTTCCTCGGCGGTGGCCTCGTCGCCGTGTCCCTGCTCCCGCTGATCTGGGACCGGGTGACGGACAACGGCACCCAGGTGTCCACCACCGTCGTCGTCATCGCCGTCGTCGCGATCATCATCTGCGCCTCGATCGGCCAGGCCCTGACCACCCATCTCGGGAGCAAACTCCGCCGCCAGATCACCTGGTCACCCGCACGCGCGCTCGACGCGACGGGCGGGGCCCTGGTCAACGTGGTCGCGATGCTGCTGGTGGCCTGGCTGATCGGTTCCGCGCTCGCCGGGACCTCGCTCCCCACGCTGGGCAAGGAGGTCCGCAACTCCAAGGTCCTCCTCGGCGTGTCGCGCGTGCTGCCCGACCAGGCGAACACCTGGTTCTCCGACTTCAGCTCCACGCTCGCGCGCAACGGCTTCCCGCAGGTGTTCAGCCCGTTCTCCAACGAGCCCATCACCGAGGTCAAGGCGCCCGACCCCGCGCTCGCCAGCAGCCCCGTCGCCGACCAGGCGAAGCGCTCGATCGTGAAGGTCGTCGGCACCGCACCCAGCTGCAGCAAGGTGCTGGAGGGCACGGGCTTCGTCTTCGCGCCCGGCAAGGTGATGACCAATGCGCACGTCGTCGGCGGCGTCGGCGAGCCCACCGTGCAGGTCGGCGGCGAGGGCAAGCTGTACGACGCCAAGGTCGTGCTCTACGACTGGGCGCGCGACATCGCCGTCCTGGACGTGCCCAAGCTGAAGGCCCCGGCGCTGGAGTTCTCCGAGAAGGACGCGACGAGCGGCAGCGACGCGATCGTCGCCGGCTTCCCGGAGAACGGCGCGTACGACGTCCGCTCCGCCCGCGTCCGCGGCCGGATCAACGCCAACGGACCGGACATCTATCACCGCGGGACCGTCCGGCGGGACGTCTACTCGCTGTTCGCGACCGTTCGCCAGGGCAACTCCGGCGGACCGCTGCTGACGCCCGACGGCAAGGTGTACGGAGTCGTCTTCGCGAAGTCCCTGGACGACCCCAACACCGGTTACGTGCTGACGGTGGACGAGATCCGCGACGACATCCGGATCGGCAAGGACGCCGTACGCCGGGTCGACAGCCAGGGCTGCGCCCTCTGA
- a CDS encoding alpha/beta fold hydrolase has translation MTAPTPDPSVPPTAATAVRLDLPGGRTVTHRDVAANGARFHVAELGDGPLVLLLHGFPQFWWTWRHQMTALADAGYRAVAMDLRGVGGSDRTPRGYDPANLALDITGVVRSLGEPDAALVGHDLGGYLAWTAAVMRPKLVRRLVVSSMPHPRRWRSAMLSDFGQTRASSHIWGFQRPFVPERQLVADGGALVGELIRDWSGPRLPEDEDLAVYQRAMCIPSTAHCSVEPYRWMMRSMARPDGIQFNRRMKRPVRVPTLHLHGSLDPVMRTRSAAGSGEYVEAPYRWRLFDGLGHFPHEEDPVAFSSELVNWLKDPEPDR, from the coding sequence ATGACAGCGCCCACGCCGGACCCCAGCGTTCCTCCCACAGCTGCCACGGCGGTACGGCTCGACCTTCCCGGCGGGCGGACGGTGACGCACCGGGACGTCGCTGCCAACGGCGCCCGCTTCCACGTCGCCGAGCTGGGTGACGGACCGCTGGTGCTGCTGCTCCACGGCTTCCCGCAGTTCTGGTGGACCTGGCGGCACCAGATGACCGCGCTCGCCGACGCCGGGTACCGGGCGGTCGCGATGGACCTGCGCGGTGTGGGCGGCAGCGACCGCACCCCGCGCGGCTACGACCCCGCCAACCTGGCCCTCGACATCACCGGGGTCGTACGGTCCCTCGGCGAGCCGGACGCCGCCCTCGTCGGGCACGACCTGGGCGGCTACCTCGCCTGGACGGCGGCCGTGATGCGGCCCAAGCTGGTGCGCCGCCTCGTCGTCTCCTCCATGCCGCACCCGCGCCGCTGGCGCTCGGCGATGCTCTCGGACTTCGGGCAGACACGGGCGAGTTCGCACATCTGGGGCTTCCAGCGGCCGTTCGTTCCCGAGCGTCAGCTCGTCGCCGACGGCGGGGCCCTCGTGGGTGAGCTGATCCGGGACTGGTCCGGGCCGCGGCTGCCGGAGGACGAGGACCTGGCCGTGTACCAGCGGGCCATGTGCATCCCGTCCACCGCGCACTGTTCGGTCGAGCCGTACCGCTGGATGATGCGGTCGATGGCCCGTCCCGACGGGATCCAGTTCAACCGGCGGATGAAGCGGCCGGTGCGGGTGCCGACGCTGCATCTGCACGGATCGCTCGACCCGGTGATGCGGACGCGGAGCGCGGCCGGTTCCGGGGAGTACGTCGAAGCCCCGTACCGGTGGCGGCTGTTCGACGGGCTCGGGCACTTCCCGCACGAGGAGGACCCGGTCGCCTTCTCGTCGGAGCTGGTGAACTGGCTGAAGGACCCCGAGCCGGACCGCTGA
- a CDS encoding phage holin family protein: MSAVDQEAQGAERTLGQLVASATAEMSALVHDEIALAKAEIREDVKRVGSGSASMVAAGVLALFSVPVLTFAAAYGIHNLGLGLAWSFLIVGGAFLLIAGVLVLIGVRKFKKVKPPEKSIASVKQTAALVQTVKPHPRPVSDKAVGVARSSS; this comes from the coding sequence ATGAGCGCAGTGGACCAAGAGGCGCAGGGAGCCGAGCGCACACTCGGCCAACTGGTCGCCTCGGCCACCGCCGAGATGTCCGCGCTGGTGCACGACGAGATCGCCCTCGCCAAGGCGGAGATCCGCGAGGACGTCAAGCGCGTGGGCAGCGGGTCCGCCTCGATGGTGGCCGCCGGAGTGCTCGCGCTCTTCTCCGTCCCGGTGCTGACCTTCGCCGCGGCGTACGGGATCCACAACCTCGGGCTCGGGCTCGCGTGGTCCTTCCTCATCGTCGGCGGCGCGTTCCTGCTGATCGCGGGCGTGCTCGTACTCATCGGCGTACGCAAGTTCAAGAAGGTCAAGCCGCCGGAGAAGTCCATCGCCTCCGTCAAGCAGACCGCCGCGCTGGTCCAGACCGTCAAGCCGCACCCGCGGCCGGTGAGTGACAAGGCTGTGGGTGTGGCACGCTCGTCCTCATGA
- the nhaA gene encoding Na+/H+ antiporter NhaA: MAAPSPTDHKSGKLLGRLTLPERRFVADALRTETVGGVLLLVAAIAALLWANIPAVSDSYADIRSFHIGPASLGLDLSLQHWAADGLLAVFFFVAGIELKRELVAGDLRNARAAALPVIAALCGMAVPAVVYVIVNTVGDGSTDGWAVPTATDIAFALAVLAVIGTSLPSALRAFLLTLAVVDDLFAILIIAVFFTSDIDFLALGGAFVGLALFWFLLHRGVHGWYVYVPLALVIWGLMYNSGVHATIAGVAMGLMLRCTRREGEQQSPGEHIEHLVRPLSAGLAVPLFALFSAGVSLSDHAIAQVFTRPETLGVVLGLVIGKTVGIFGGTWLAARFTKAELNEDLAWPDVLAVAALAGIGFTVSLLIGELAFADDPVLTDEVKAAVLIGSLIAAVIACVMLKLRNRRYRALTDAEERDEDHDGIPDIYEEDNPAYHLRMARIYEDRAAEHRRRAEDAAAAALQTAAGSTAEGDRPA; this comes from the coding sequence GTGGCCGCGCCCAGCCCCACCGACCACAAGAGCGGCAAGCTGCTCGGCCGGCTCACCCTGCCCGAGCGCCGCTTCGTCGCCGATGCCCTGCGCACCGAGACCGTCGGCGGAGTCCTGCTGCTCGTGGCCGCGATCGCCGCCCTCCTGTGGGCGAACATCCCCGCCGTATCCGACAGCTACGCCGACATCCGGTCCTTCCACATCGGCCCCGCCTCCCTCGGCCTGGACCTCTCGCTCCAGCACTGGGCCGCCGACGGACTCCTCGCCGTCTTCTTCTTCGTCGCCGGGATCGAGCTCAAGCGCGAGCTCGTCGCGGGCGATCTGCGCAACGCAAGGGCGGCCGCGCTCCCGGTGATCGCCGCCCTGTGCGGTATGGCCGTACCCGCGGTGGTCTACGTCATCGTCAACACCGTGGGCGACGGCTCCACGGACGGCTGGGCCGTCCCCACCGCCACCGACATCGCCTTCGCGCTCGCCGTCCTCGCCGTCATCGGCACCTCACTGCCGTCGGCCCTGCGCGCCTTCCTGCTGACCCTCGCGGTCGTCGACGACCTCTTCGCCATCCTGATCATCGCGGTGTTCTTCACCAGCGACATCGACTTCCTCGCGCTCGGCGGCGCGTTCGTGGGCCTGGCCCTCTTCTGGTTCCTGCTCCACCGCGGCGTCCACGGCTGGTACGTCTACGTCCCGCTCGCCCTGGTCATCTGGGGCCTGATGTACAACAGCGGAGTCCACGCCACCATCGCCGGCGTCGCCATGGGCCTGATGCTCCGCTGCACCCGCCGCGAGGGTGAGCAGCAGTCCCCCGGTGAGCACATCGAGCACTTGGTCCGGCCCCTGTCGGCCGGGCTCGCCGTGCCCCTCTTCGCCCTCTTCTCCGCCGGTGTCTCCCTCTCCGACCACGCCATCGCCCAGGTCTTCACCCGGCCCGAGACCCTCGGCGTCGTACTCGGCCTCGTCATCGGCAAGACCGTCGGCATCTTCGGCGGCACCTGGCTGGCCGCCCGCTTCACCAAGGCCGAGCTGAACGAGGACCTGGCCTGGCCCGACGTACTCGCGGTGGCCGCGCTCGCCGGCATCGGCTTCACCGTCTCCCTCCTCATCGGCGAACTCGCCTTCGCCGACGACCCGGTGCTCACCGACGAGGTCAAGGCCGCCGTCCTGATCGGATCCCTGATCGCCGCCGTGATCGCGTGCGTGATGCTCAAGCTCCGCAACCGCAGGTACCGGGCGCTCACCGACGCCGAGGAGCGCGACGAGGACCACGACGGCATCCCGGACATCTACGAGGAGGACAACCCCGCGTACCACTTGCGGATGGCCAGGATCTACGAGGACAGGGCCGCGGAACACCGCCGCAGGGCCGAGGACGCGGCCGCCGCCGCGCTCCAAACGGCAGCCGGGTCCACCGCCGAGGGCGACCGTCCGGCATGA